The Persephonella sp. IF05-L8 genome contains a region encoding:
- the rpsO gene encoding 30S ribosomal protein S15, producing MSITAEKKQELIKKYGRFEGDTGSPEVQIAILTERIRNLTEHIKRNKKDLHSRRGLIGMVNKRRKLLKYLQRKNPERYQQIVQELGIRESTGEK from the coding sequence ATGTCAATCACTGCAGAAAAGAAGCAGGAATTAATTAAAAAATACGGAAGATTTGAAGGAGATACAGGTTCTCCAGAAGTTCAGATTGCTATTCTTACAGAAAGAATAAGAAATCTTACAGAGCATATCAAAAGAAATAAAAAAGACCTTCATTCAAGAAGAGGTCTTATTGGAATGGTTAACAAAAGAAGAAAACTTCTCAAATATCTCCAGAGAAAAAATCCTGAAAGATATCAGCAAATTGTTCAGGAGCTTGGAATAAGAGAATCTACTGGAGAGAAGTAA
- a CDS encoding polyribonucleotide nucleotidyltransferase, with protein sequence MGEVGEITVKKVETQVNGAPYSIETDYFAKQASGAVIVRQGETAVLVAAVVAEEPQADIDFFPLTVEYREKTYAYGKIPGGFVKREGKPTVREILVSRLIDRPIRPLFPKGFFNDVVITAMTLSADDKYDPDVLAIVGASAALTISEAPFEGPIAGVRVARVNGEFIVNPTYQQRNESDIDIVVAGSKDAIVMVEGGSEEVPEDVILEAIMFAHEEIKKLIELQEELAKQVEQKEKIKVEIDEIDKQLEEQLEKLVKDKVKEALNIQDKKERRKKLSEIFEEAISQIEIPEGKEKKVETIYKDIVSSVMREKVLKEKVRIDGRKPDEIRPIWIRTGLFPRIHGSAIFTRGQTQAFVATTLGAPGEEQIEESIEEGEEKKRFMLHYNFPPFSVGEARPPRAPSRREIGHGNLAERAIEPLIPPEEEFPYVIRVVSEILESNGSTSMATVCGASLALFDAGVPMKKHVAGIAMGLLKEDDEYVILTDILGDEDHLGDMDFKVAGTRDGVTSIQMDIKIKGLTREILEEALEQARKARLYILDLMYQAMPEPKPELSPHAPKIITMRVLPEKIPVIIGPSGKNIKKIIEETGVKIDLQPDGLVRIYAVDGESGEKAKQMIEELIMDIELGEVYMGKVTRVEDYGAFVELMPGKLSLLHVSQISPERIKSAKDKIKVGDVLTVKVIDIDELGRAKVSLKEVKEGEEPKNKFLFE encoded by the coding sequence ATGGGTGAAGTAGGGGAAATTACCGTAAAAAAGGTTGAAACACAGGTTAATGGAGCTCCATACTCAATAGAAACTGATTATTTTGCAAAACAGGCAAGTGGTGCAGTCATAGTTAGGCAGGGAGAAACAGCAGTTTTAGTTGCTGCTGTAGTTGCAGAAGAGCCTCAGGCAGATATAGACTTTTTCCCGCTTACTGTTGAATACAGGGAAAAAACCTATGCTTACGGTAAAATCCCCGGTGGATTTGTAAAAAGAGAAGGTAAACCAACTGTAAGAGAAATCCTTGTTTCAAGGCTTATAGACAGACCAATCAGACCATTATTCCCAAAGGGCTTCTTCAATGATGTTGTTATTACAGCAATGACCCTATCTGCTGATGACAAATATGACCCAGATGTTTTAGCAATTGTCGGTGCATCGGCAGCCCTTACAATATCAGAGGCACCATTTGAAGGTCCAATCGCAGGTGTAAGGGTCGCAAGGGTAAACGGCGAGTTCATAGTAAACCCAACATACCAGCAAAGGAATGAGTCAGATATAGACATAGTTGTTGCAGGCTCAAAAGATGCCATTGTAATGGTTGAAGGTGGTAGCGAAGAAGTTCCTGAAGATGTAATCCTTGAAGCCATAATGTTTGCCCATGAAGAGATTAAAAAACTTATAGAACTTCAGGAAGAGCTTGCAAAACAGGTTGAACAAAAAGAAAAAATAAAAGTTGAAATAGATGAAATAGATAAACAATTAGAAGAACAATTAGAAAAATTAGTTAAAGATAAAGTAAAAGAAGCTCTGAATATTCAGGACAAAAAAGAAAGAAGAAAGAAACTATCAGAAATATTTGAAGAAGCAATTTCTCAAATAGAAATTCCCGAAGGTAAAGAGAAAAAAGTAGAAACTATTTACAAGGACATAGTCTCCTCTGTAATGAGGGAAAAAGTCCTTAAAGAAAAAGTCAGAATAGATGGCAGAAAACCAGATGAAATCAGACCTATCTGGATAAGAACAGGTCTGTTCCCAAGAATTCATGGTTCAGCCATATTTACAAGGGGACAGACACAGGCATTTGTTGCAACAACTCTGGGTGCTCCAGGGGAAGAGCAGATAGAAGAAAGTATAGAAGAGGGTGAAGAAAAGAAAAGATTTATGCTTCATTATAACTTCCCACCATTTAGCGTAGGTGAAGCAAGACCTCCAAGAGCACCTTCAAGAAGGGAGATAGGACACGGAAACCTTGCAGAAAGGGCTATAGAACCTTTAATCCCCCCAGAAGAAGAATTCCCTTATGTTATAAGGGTTGTATCTGAGATATTAGAGTCTAATGGTTCAACTTCTATGGCAACTGTTTGTGGAGCATCCCTTGCACTGTTTGATGCCGGCGTTCCAATGAAAAAGCATGTTGCCGGAATAGCAATGGGACTACTTAAGGAAGATGATGAATATGTAATCCTTACAGATATTCTTGGAGATGAAGACCATCTGGGAGATATGGACTTTAAAGTTGCAGGGACAAGAGACGGTGTAACATCTATCCAGATGGATATTAAGATAAAAGGTCTTACAAGGGAAATACTGGAAGAAGCACTTGAACAGGCCAGAAAAGCAAGGCTATACATCCTTGACCTGATGTATCAGGCTATGCCAGAGCCTAAACCTGAACTTTCCCCACATGCACCTAAGATTATTACAATGAGAGTTCTCCCAGAAAAAATACCTGTTATTATTGGACCATCCGGTAAAAATATTAAGAAAATTATAGAAGAAACAGGGGTAAAAATAGACCTGCAGCCTGACGGACTTGTTAGGATTTATGCTGTAGATGGTGAAAGCGGCGAAAAAGCTAAACAGATGATTGAAGAGCTAATCATGGATATAGAGCTTGGTGAAGTATATATGGGTAAAGTAACAAGGGTTGAGGATTACGGTGCCTTTGTGGAACTAATGCCAGGAAAGTTATCTCTACTCCATGTGTCTCAGATTTCCCCTGAAAGAATTAAATCTGCAAAAGATAAAATAAAAGTTGGAGATGTCCTTACAGTTAAGGTCATAGATATAGACGAGTTAGGCAGAGCAAAAGTATCCCTCAAAGAAGTTAAAGAAGGGGAAGAACCTAAAAACAAATTCCTT